The DNA region CGGGCTTATCGGTATGTTGAAAAACCTGGAAGACAAATCCGCCCTGGGCCCGAACATGGCAGTCGCCCTGATCACCACCCTTTACGGTTCCATGGTGGCAAACCTTCTGATGATCCCCTGGGCGGGCAAATTAAAAATCAGTGACGCCAAGGAATCCAAGGTAATGGAAATGGCCATTGAGGGGGTGCTCTCCATCCAGGCCGGGGACAACCCCCGTATTCTGGGCATGAAGCTCCTTTCCTATCTGACCCCGGTGGAACGCAAGGCTATGGAAGCGGAAATATTGAAGGATTAGGGGACTTTGAAACCAAAGGTTTCAAAGTCCCTTGGAGAAAATTGCTTTGCAATTTTCTCCATACATAAGGACTGATATATGGCAAAAAAAAAGAAGCCTGATGCGGGCGGGGCGGGGGGCGAGTGGATCGTAACCTATTCGGACATGGTTACTTTGATGCTCTGTTTCTTTGTCGCCCTGTTCAACCCCGACGAATCTACCCCTTCCACCCTGGAAGCCCTGATTTCGGCCTTTAACAATATAGGCATCGGGGCAAATATCGGGGGCAATACCCTGTCGGTGGGAAAAAGCGCAGACTTGGGAAATACCATCGCTTCATTGCCCGCCATGGAAAAGGGCCAGAGTCTGGGCACGGCTCTGAAAAAGGCGGTAAGCCTCTTTAACCCGGAAGTGAAGTCTAACAAGGTTAAGGTTACCCACGACGAACGGGGACTGGTCATAAGCCTGGCCTCGGACGCCTTCTTTAACCCTGCCAGCGCCCGGATCAATGTGGAACAGACCCGGGATATACTGCTCCGGCTGGGAACTCTCCTGGCCTCCGACGAGATTAGGGGGCGGAAATTCCGCATAGAGGGGCATACTGACGACACCCCGGTGGACCCCGACGGCCCCTGGGAGTCGAACTGGGAACTTTCCACCCGCCGATCTATCAGCGTTCTCCATTATTTAACCGATATTGGAGTAGCTGAAAACCGGTTCCAGGTGGCGGGTTTTGCCAATACCATGCCCGTGGCTTCCAACGATACCGCCGAAGGCAGGGCCTATAACCGGCGGGTGGATGTCATCATCCTGGATGACGGCCATTTATGATGGCCCGGGCTTCATGAAGAAAAGAGGTTTGCATAAAATCTTTTTTTTGTATACTATAGAAATAGATTTCGGGAGGAATTGAGTCATGGCAGAAGATGATGATGTCTTAGGCGATAGCGGCGACGCACCGGAAGGCGGCGGCGGCGGGGGTGCGAAAAAGCCGAGCGGCTTGGGCGCATTGCTGCCGAATCTCCTTAAATTTGTGGCAATCGGCCTTGGGGCCTTGATTTTTATTGTAACCGTCACGGTCATTACCTTTAATTTTATGAACAAGGGGGGCAAACCCCAGACCGGAGTGGCCGATGCCGCTTCTCCCTACATAGGGAAGCGGCCGGAGTACCTGTATTTCAATTCCATCGGTACTGTGCGGACCCGGACCAAGGATGTTACCTCCCATTCGGTGGTGGTTGATATGGCCATCGGCTATGATATGAACGATAAAAACGCCGCCACCGAGCTGACCACCCGGCTCTATGAACTCCAGGATTTTGTGCGGAATTTTTTCAGTTCCAAGTACGCCGAGGAGCTTTCCACGGAGCGGGAAGCCCGGTTGAAACAGGAAATAATTGAAGCCCTGAACACCAGGGTCCTGAATTCATCCAAAGCAAAGAATATAGTCTTTAAACAGTTGGATGTGATGGAATTATGAGATAAAAAAACTTCGTTTTTTTATCTCTTGGAGTTTGGACGAAACCCTGCGGGTTTCGCCTTGGAGTTTTCTACGAAAACTCCATTTTACCGAGCATGGAGTTTTTGGCGCAGCTAAAAACTCCAAAATAAAAAACCGGAGGTTTTTTATTCAGTGACAGAAGTTCTGTCCCAGGATGAAATAGATCAGTTACTCACCGCAATCAACGCCGGGGATACGGAGCCTGAGGTTTTTAAACCCGCCGCAGACACCCGGAAGATCAAAATTTACGACTTCAAGCGGCCTGATAAATTTTCCAAGGAACAGATCCGGACAGTCTCCATTATGCACGAAACCTTTGCCCGGCTTACCACTACCGCCCTGTCCGCCCAGCTCAGGGCCATGGTGCACGTCCATGTGGCCTCGGTGGACCAGCTGACCTACGAGGAATTTATCCGCTCCATCCCCACCCCCACCACCCTGGCGGTTATCAACATGGACCCCTTAAAGGGGAACGCCATCCTGGAAATAGACCCGGCCATCACCTTTTCTATCATTGAGCGCCTCTTCGGCGGCCCCGGGGAGGGAACCAAGTCCCAGCACGAACTCACGGACATTGAATCTGCGGTTATGGAAGGGATCGTGGTCCGCATCCTGGGGAATATGCGGGAAGCCTGGGCCCAGGTGATTGACCTCAGGCCCCGGCTGGGGCAGATCGATACCAACCCCCAGTTTGCCCAAATCGTACCCCCCACAGAAATGGTGGTCCTGGTCACCCTGGAAACCAAAATCGGGGAGGTGGAGGGGATGATGAACTTTTGTATCCCCTACCTGACCATAGAGCCCATCATCGGAAAACTATCGACCCAGTTCTGGTTTTCTTCGGTACACCGGGGCACCACCCCGGAAAACCTCAATTTGCTTAAGGAGAAGCTTGCAAACGTCGATGTTAGTGTTATAGCGGAAATCGGCAGCATACAGGTTCCCATACGGGATGTGCTTGGCCTGCGGGCCGGGGATGTGGTCCGGCTCAACAATGTCAGAGCCGGGGATGCTTTTTCCCTCAATATCGGCAATAAAACGAAATTTTTATGCCGGCCCGGTATAATCGGGAAGAAGGTTGCGGTGCAGATCATCAAAAAAACAGAAGAACTTGAAAAAGAAGAATTTGAAGAACTTACGGCGGAAGGGGAGGAAGCATTATGAGCGATGGCGCTCTTTCACAGGATGAGATAGATGCACTGTTGTCGGGAGTAGATTCCTCCGGTCCTGGAGACATCCCGGGCAATGGTAACGGCGATGCGGAGTCAAAGGCCCTCCAGGGCTACCTTTCGGGTACCGTGGATGCCCAGTCTTCCAACCTTTCCACCATGACAGGCGCTACGGTTTCCCTTAAGGGGCCTACAGTAAGCGCTTCCACCCGGGATTCTCTGGTAGAAAAGCTCCCGGATATGGTTACTGCGGTTAAGGCGGATTTCAGCGGCGGGTTCCCGGGGGAACATGTTTTCCTCTTTTCTGAGGATGCCGCCAAGGCAATAGCCGCCCTGATGAACAAAGAAGAAAACATCGAACTGGACGAAATGGCCATGTCCGTGATCGGGGAAATGGTGGGCACCCTGGTGGGTACTCAGATCACCACCCTGACCGGAAAAACAGGTAATAAGTCTATCGCCAATGTGGCCCCCGAAGCAGCCAATGTCCCCAAGGCCACAGCAGCCCTGCCGGCAGGGGAGTTCCAGGTCGCCGACTACCAGCTTGATCTGGGGGACGGCAAGGCCTACCAGGTTTGGGAAGTCTACGGCCCCCAGGTGTCGGCGGATATAACCCGGGCTCTGAGCGGGCCTCCGCCTGCTGCACCCGGCGCGGCCTCCCAGGCAGCCCGGCCGGCCAACGGTGGGTCTGCTATGGGGGGTATGTTTGGAGGAGCAGCCATGGGCGGCGGCGGCATGGGCGCCATGATGGGATCCCCCACCAATGTGCAGTCCGTACAATTCCCCAACCTTATGCCCAGCCCCACAGCCCAGGAGCAGGGAAATATCGGCCTGATCATGGACGTGTACATGGAAATGACCGTCGAATTGGGCCGTACCCGGAAGCTCATCAAGGAAATTCTCGGCATGGGGGAGGGCACTATCATTGAATTAGACAAACTTGCCGGTGAGCCTGTGGACATTCTGGTCAATCATAAGCTCATAGCCAAGGGAGAAGTGGTAGTAATTGATGAAAATTTTGGTGTCCGGGTCACAGAAATTGTTTCTCCTATGGAAAGAATGAGTGAACTGAGCTAGAATAGGGGTAGTATAATAATACTAATAGTGGTATAAGTTAAGAATCAGTTTGTACTTGGGAGGGGAAAAACTGAATCGACGACAATGTTTTTTTGCCGCGCTGTTTTTAAGCGCCGGCCTTTTTATTAACAATCTCAATACTCTGTCCGCTCAAACGCCGGATATCAGTGTGGATAGCCCTGTCCCAAGGGATGGCAGCCTTCCGCTTACAGAAACTGCCGCACAAACTTTGCCTGAAAGCCAGATCATCCTGGGCGAAGCGATCCCCGGAGAGGCGATAAACGCCCCCGCAAGCTCGTCATTATTTATAGTCCTCCGTATGGTCCTGGTCCTCGCCCTGGCGGCGGCGGCCATCTACGGGCTGGTCTTTTTCTTTAAACGCCTGTCCCGCCCTCCGGGGCAGAGCAACCCCTACCTAAAGGTCCTGGCCAACGCCCCCCTGGGCGCGGGCTCTCGTGTATCGGTAGTTTCCTTAGGCAGCAAGGCCTGGCTGGTGGGCGCTTCCGATAGCGGCGGCGTCTCCCTGATATCGGAAATTGAGGACCAGGAACTGGTGGACGCCATGCTCCTGGACGAGTCCCGCAACGGTTCCCGGGGTGGCGGCGGGAAGCTGCTGAATTTTTCCGCCCTCCTGCGCCGCCTGGGTGGGGCCGCCGCTCCGGATCACCGCCCCACCCCAGAAAGCCTGCGGAAACGGCGGGAAAGGCTGAAGGACCTATGAGGCGTCCCGTTGCCCTGGCAGGGGCAGTAATCCTGCTGGCTTTGTTTGCCCCTCCCCGGGCTGCGGCTCAAACTTCGCCCTTCCCGTTTCCGGATCTGTCCACCCCGGGTACTATGGGGATCCCCTCGGCGCCCTCGGACCCGGTGATACCCTTTATCGATTTGACGGTCCGCAACCCTGAAACAGGCCGGGAGGTTGCCTTTTCCCTCCAGTTACTATTGCTCCTCACGGCCCTCTCCCTGGCCCCCAGCGTTATTATCCTGATGACCAGTTTTCTGCGCATCTCCATTGTGCTGGACTTTATCAAACGCGCCTTGTCCCTCCAGCAGTCCCCTCCTAACCAGGTGATTTTGGGAATCTCCCTGTTCCTGACCGTTTTTATCATGTGGCCCACCATAGATGAGATATACCAAAATTCCTTCCAGCCCCTCCAGGAAGGAACCATCTCGGTGCAGGAAGCCTACCGTGGGGCCGAGGCGCCTTTGCGGCTTTTTATGTACCGCCAGATGCAGGGCAACCCGGGCAATATACGGCTCTTCATGTCCATGCGGGGTCTGGATCGGCCTGAAACCCTGGCGGATGTGCCCACCTATGTGCTGATCCCCGCCTTTATTTTGAACGAGCTAACCGTTGCCTTTAAGATAGGCATTTTGTTGTTTATACCCTTTATCGTGATCGATATGGTGGTGGCCAGCGCCCTCATGTCCATGGGCATGATCATGCTGCCCCCGGTGATGATTTCCATGCCCTTCAAGCTGATCCTCTTTATTTTGGTGGATGGCTGGGGGCTTTTGACGGACCAGATAGTCCGTTCCTTTTTGTAAGGAAGCGTAGAATATGAGTGTTGGTGAAATTACGTCCCTTCTCCGGGGGGGGATCTTTGAGACCCTGCTCCTGGCTTTGCCCCTGCTTTTGTCCGCCCTGGTAGTAGGGCTGGTGGTAGCCATCTTTCAGGCCACCACCTCTATTCAGGAGCAGACTCTCACCTTTGTACCAAAGGTGCTGGTAATACTTCTGATGCTTGGCGCATTGGGGGGCTGGATGTTTACATCCCTGGGGGATTACACGGTGCAACTGTTCAGAATGATTCCGGCAATGGCGCGCTAGCGCGCCATTGCTTGCAGTTTGGCTTGCAGCCAAACTGCGGCATAAATGTTTAGGCGAAAGCCGGTTAGTGGCTAAGTGAATGAAGGGTAAAGGGGTTGTTTGGTGATTGAGACACAGTATCTCAACGAGATTATGGCGGCGGCGCCGGTTTTTCTCCTGATTGCAGCCAGGGCTCTGGCTATGATCGAGACTGCGCCCCTCCTGTCCTCGGATGCCATACCCCAGGTCGCCAAAATTGCCCTGGCAGGGTTTGCGGCCTTCTCGGCGTTTCCCACGGCCCTGAGTGCGGGCTGGAATGTTTCGCCCTTTGGCATGTACTTTGTGCTGCTCCTCATCGGGGAGGCCATCGTGGGGATAATCATAGGGTTTTACCTCACCCTGATCTTCGCCGCCTTCTCCACGGCAGGACAGTTTTTCTCCCTCCAGATGGGCTTCGGGGCATCTGAAACCTTTGACCCCCTTGCTCAAATTGAAAACCCCCTGATGGGCCAGTACCTGAACCTGGTGGCCATGCTGGTATTCCTTTCCATAGGCGGCTTCCGGGAACTGTTCCTGGGGGGCTTCTGGGCTTCCATCAGGTCCATCAGCGCCATGTCCCTGGTTACAGGCCGGGAGGCGGTGGTACAAATGCTGCTCTCCGGGCTTTCCCGGCTTTTCCTGGACGCCATCATCATCAGTATGCCCATACTGGGAACCCTGTTCCTGGTTTCCCTGTCCACAGGGCTCATCTCCAAAGCGGCCCCCCAGATCAATATCCTTACTGAGGGCTTTCCCATTTCCATCACCGTAGCCTTTGTGTTGATCATGGCAACCATGCCCTTCATGGTGGAAGCTTTTGCCCGGGTAGTGGACGCAGGCTTTCAGAATATAGAAGCCCTCTACGGGCGTATTGGGGTACGAATCGGGGGCGGGTCATGAGTTGCCTTAATGATGAAGCCTTAAAAGC from Treponema primitia ZAS-2 includes:
- the fliN gene encoding flagellar motor switch protein FliN, translated to MSDGALSQDEIDALLSGVDSSGPGDIPGNGNGDAESKALQGYLSGTVDAQSSNLSTMTGATVSLKGPTVSASTRDSLVEKLPDMVTAVKADFSGGFPGEHVFLFSEDAAKAIAALMNKEENIELDEMAMSVIGEMVGTLVGTQITTLTGKTGNKSIANVAPEAANVPKATAALPAGEFQVADYQLDLGDGKAYQVWEVYGPQVSADITRALSGPPPAAPGAASQAARPANGGSAMGGMFGGAAMGGGGMGAMMGSPTNVQSVQFPNLMPSPTAQEQGNIGLIMDVYMEMTVELGRTRKLIKEILGMGEGTIIELDKLAGEPVDILVNHKLIAKGEVVVIDENFGVRVTEIVSPMERMSELS
- the fliQ gene encoding flagellar biosynthesis protein FliQ, with protein sequence MSVGEITSLLRGGIFETLLLALPLLLSALVVGLVVAIFQATTSIQEQTLTFVPKVLVILLMLGALGGWMFTSLGDYTVQLFRMIPAMAR
- the fliR gene encoding flagellar biosynthetic protein FliR, translated to MIETQYLNEIMAAAPVFLLIAARALAMIETAPLLSSDAIPQVAKIALAGFAAFSAFPTALSAGWNVSPFGMYFVLLLIGEAIVGIIIGFYLTLIFAAFSTAGQFFSLQMGFGASETFDPLAQIENPLMGQYLNLVAMLVFLSIGGFRELFLGGFWASIRSISAMSLVTGREAVVQMLLSGLSRLFLDAIIISMPILGTLFLVSLSTGLISKAAPQINILTEGFPISITVAFVLIMATMPFMVEAFARVVDAGFQNIEALYGRIGVRIGGGS
- the fliM gene encoding flagellar motor switch protein FliM → MTEVLSQDEIDQLLTAINAGDTEPEVFKPAADTRKIKIYDFKRPDKFSKEQIRTVSIMHETFARLTTTALSAQLRAMVHVHVASVDQLTYEEFIRSIPTPTTLAVINMDPLKGNAILEIDPAITFSIIERLFGGPGEGTKSQHELTDIESAVMEGIVVRILGNMREAWAQVIDLRPRLGQIDTNPQFAQIVPPTEMVVLVTLETKIGEVEGMMNFCIPYLTIEPIIGKLSTQFWFSSVHRGTTPENLNLLKEKLANVDVSVIAEIGSIQVPIRDVLGLRAGDVVRLNNVRAGDAFSLNIGNKTKFLCRPGIIGKKVAVQIIKKTEELEKEEFEELTAEGEEAL
- a CDS encoding flagellar basal body-associated FliL family protein, with translation MAEDDDVLGDSGDAPEGGGGGGAKKPSGLGALLPNLLKFVAIGLGALIFIVTVTVITFNFMNKGGKPQTGVADAASPYIGKRPEYLYFNSIGTVRTRTKDVTSHSVVVDMAIGYDMNDKNAATELTTRLYELQDFVRNFFSSKYAEELSTEREARLKQEIIEALNTRVLNSSKAKNIVFKQLDVMEL
- the motB gene encoding flagellar motor protein MotB, with translation MAKKKKPDAGGAGGEWIVTYSDMVTLMLCFFVALFNPDESTPSTLEALISAFNNIGIGANIGGNTLSVGKSADLGNTIASLPAMEKGQSLGTALKKAVSLFNPEVKSNKVKVTHDERGLVISLASDAFFNPASARINVEQTRDILLRLGTLLASDEIRGRKFRIEGHTDDTPVDPDGPWESNWELSTRRSISVLHYLTDIGVAENRFQVAGFANTMPVASNDTAEGRAYNRRVDVIILDDGHL
- the fliP gene encoding flagellar type III secretion system pore protein FliP (The bacterial flagellar biogenesis protein FliP forms a type III secretion system (T3SS)-type pore required for flagellar assembly.); protein product: MRRPVALAGAVILLALFAPPRAAAQTSPFPFPDLSTPGTMGIPSAPSDPVIPFIDLTVRNPETGREVAFSLQLLLLLTALSLAPSVIILMTSFLRISIVLDFIKRALSLQQSPPNQVILGISLFLTVFIMWPTIDEIYQNSFQPLQEGTISVQEAYRGAEAPLRLFMYRQMQGNPGNIRLFMSMRGLDRPETLADVPTYVLIPAFILNELTVAFKIGILLFIPFIVIDMVVASALMSMGMIMLPPVMISMPFKLILFILVDGWGLLTDQIVRSFL
- a CDS encoding flagellar biosynthetic protein FliO, yielding MDSPVPRDGSLPLTETAAQTLPESQIILGEAIPGEAINAPASSSLFIVLRMVLVLALAAAAIYGLVFFFKRLSRPPGQSNPYLKVLANAPLGAGSRVSVVSLGSKAWLVGASDSGGVSLISEIEDQELVDAMLLDESRNGSRGGGGKLLNFSALLRRLGGAAAPDHRPTPESLRKRRERLKDL